One genomic segment of Streptomyces niveus includes these proteins:
- a CDS encoding VOC family protein: MSRHIQITFDAHDPAALSSFWRDALGYVHPSPPGVDLPEGADPLAAWDDFLARIGVPEDQRNARSAVEDPDGHGPRLFFQQVPEDKVAKNRVHLDVRAAPGLEGEARMAALEAECDRLVALGATRVRRDEPAPPLSAGFIVMTDPEGNEFCLD; encoded by the coding sequence ATGAGCCGCCACATCCAGATCACCTTCGACGCCCACGACCCGGCGGCACTGTCGTCCTTCTGGCGCGACGCACTCGGCTACGTCCACCCGAGCCCGCCCGGCGTCGACCTGCCGGAGGGCGCCGACCCGCTGGCCGCGTGGGACGACTTCCTGGCGCGGATCGGCGTACCGGAGGACCAGCGCAACGCCCGGTCGGCCGTCGAGGATCCGGACGGTCACGGCCCCCGGCTGTTCTTCCAGCAGGTGCCGGAGGACAAGGTCGCCAAGAACCGCGTCCACCTCGACGTCCGCGCGGCGCCCGGCCTGGAGGGGGAGGCGCGGATGGCGGCGCTGGAGGCGGAGTGCGACCGGCTGGTCGCCCTGGGAGCGACCCGCGTCCGCCGCGACGAGCCGGCTCCGCCGCTGAGCGCGGGGTTCATCGTGATGACCGATCCCGAGGGCAACGAGTTCTGTCTGGACTGA
- a CDS encoding helix-turn-helix transcriptional regulator, producing MDTAASGDGRGAAERGTTERGGAERGTTERGGAERGTTERGGAERGTTERVLTLLGLLQQRQVWTGPELAGRLGVTTRTVRRDVERLRVLGYPVRAGQGVGGGYQLGAGQELPPLLLDDEEAIATAVSLLVGAGGAVTGAGDAALRALTKLDQVLPVRLRHEVRALSGSVEFFGGGRSPVDPDVLMTLARACRDEVETGFDYPSGGETRRRRCEPYRLVASDRRWYLLTYDLDRDDWRTFRVDRMTEVSLRTWRFRPRAAPDAAAYVQEGVASRVYAHRARFLVHASADRVREQIPASAAVVEERGDGRCEVLSGGARLDAVLMHVLLLGHDFEVLDPPELAERCGALAERLRAAGTTDSR from the coding sequence ATGGATACGGCGGCGAGCGGTGACGGGCGGGGCGCGGCGGAACGCGGCACGACCGAGCGGGGCGGGGCCGAGCGCGGCACGACCGAGCGGGGCGGGGCCGAGCGCGGCACGACCGAGCGGGGCGGGGCCGAGCGCGGCACGACCGAGCGGGTACTCACCCTGCTCGGGCTCCTGCAACAGCGTCAGGTCTGGACCGGCCCCGAGCTGGCCGGCCGCCTCGGCGTCACGACGCGCACGGTGCGGCGCGATGTCGAGCGGCTGCGCGTACTCGGCTATCCGGTACGGGCCGGCCAAGGCGTCGGCGGCGGCTACCAGCTCGGCGCGGGGCAGGAGTTGCCGCCGCTGCTCCTCGACGACGAGGAGGCGATCGCCACCGCGGTCTCGCTGCTCGTCGGCGCGGGCGGCGCGGTCACCGGCGCCGGCGACGCCGCGCTCCGGGCGCTGACCAAGCTCGACCAGGTGCTGCCCGTCCGGCTGCGGCACGAGGTCCGCGCACTCTCCGGCTCGGTGGAGTTCTTCGGCGGGGGCAGGTCGCCGGTCGACCCCGACGTACTCATGACGCTCGCCAGAGCCTGCCGCGACGAGGTCGAGACGGGCTTCGACTACCCCTCGGGCGGCGAGACGCGACGGCGCCGGTGCGAGCCGTACCGCCTGGTCGCCTCCGACCGGCGCTGGTACCTCCTCACCTACGACCTCGACCGCGACGACTGGCGCACCTTCCGCGTCGACCGGATGACCGAGGTGTCCCTGCGCACCTGGCGTTTCCGCCCGCGTGCGGCGCCCGACGCGGCGGCGTACGTACAGGAGGGTGTGGCGAGCCGCGTCTACGCGCACCGGGCGCGCTTCCTCGTCCACGCCTCCGCCGACCGGGTGCGCGAGCAGATCCCGGCGTCGGCGGCCGTCGTGGAGGAGCGGGGGGACGGACGCTGCGAGGTGCTGAGCGGCGGCGCCCGCCTCGACGCCGTACTCATGCATGTCCTGCTGCTGGGGCACGACTTCGAGGTACTCGACCCTCCCGAACTCGCGGAACGCTGCGGCGCACTGGCGGAGCGGCTGCGGGCGGCCGGTACAACGGATAGTCGGTGA
- a CDS encoding DinB family protein, producing MGVRVGSMDADELDWNRTLREQWEFHWNHQLRARLHGLTDDEYFWSPVPDAWSVRPRGESTAPLRFGAGDFTIDYAHPGPDPAAFTTIAWRLGHVIVGVLAARNAAHFGGPPASYETWEYAGSARTALAQLEEQLDAWLAGVRGLGDAGLRVPIGAKEPYPKAPTADLVLHIHRELIHHLSEVCLLRDLHHHTKSTTNGALR from the coding sequence ATGGGTGTCAGGGTTGGCTCCATGGACGCGGACGAACTCGACTGGAACCGGACGCTGCGCGAGCAGTGGGAGTTCCACTGGAACCATCAGCTGCGGGCCCGGCTCCACGGCCTCACCGACGACGAGTACTTCTGGTCGCCGGTGCCGGACGCCTGGAGCGTGCGGCCGCGCGGCGAATCGACGGCGCCCCTGCGCTTCGGTGCCGGGGACTTCACGATCGACTACGCCCACCCCGGCCCCGACCCGGCGGCTTTCACCACCATCGCCTGGCGGCTCGGGCACGTCATCGTGGGCGTGCTCGCCGCGCGTAACGCGGCGCACTTCGGCGGGCCGCCGGCGTCGTACGAGACCTGGGAGTACGCCGGGAGCGCCCGGACCGCGCTCGCGCAGTTGGAGGAACAGCTCGACGCCTGGCTGGCCGGGGTGCGGGGCCTCGGCGACGCCGGGCTAAGGGTCCCGATCGGGGCGAAGGAGCCGTATCCGAAGGCCCCGACGGCGGATCTGGTGCTGCACATCCACCGCGAGCTGATCCACCATCTGTCCGAGGTCTGCCTGCTGCGCGACCTCCACCACCACACGAAATCCACCACGAACGGAGCGCTCCGATGA
- a CDS encoding DMT family transporter, translated as MTPAVAAAVLLAAVTHATWNAIAHTIKDQVVAFTLIAGGGTLIGAVAVCFAPFPASGAWPYLIVSAVVHLGYQALLMRSFSLGDFGQMYPIARGTAPLLVTVLAAVFVGESLDRWQATGVAVASAGLVGVALWGMRSAETKPQWPALTAAVATGVAIAAYTVVDGVGVRESGTPLGYIGWLMILQGSLIPLYALFARRGRLLPQLRPHLKLGLLGATLSVGAYALVLWAQTQAALAPIAALRESSIIVGAAIGALFFKERFGTPRIAAAGLMVLGIGLMLRTS; from the coding sequence GTGACCCCGGCCGTCGCCGCCGCCGTCCTCCTGGCGGCCGTCACCCATGCCACGTGGAACGCGATCGCGCACACCATCAAGGACCAGGTGGTCGCCTTCACCCTGATCGCCGGGGGCGGGACGCTGATCGGCGCGGTCGCCGTGTGCTTCGCACCGTTCCCGGCGTCCGGCGCGTGGCCCTATCTGATCGTCTCGGCGGTGGTCCACCTCGGCTACCAGGCGCTGCTGATGCGGTCGTTCAGTCTCGGCGACTTCGGCCAGATGTATCCGATCGCACGCGGTACGGCGCCGCTGCTGGTGACCGTCCTGGCGGCGGTGTTCGTCGGCGAGTCGCTGGACCGCTGGCAGGCGACCGGCGTCGCCGTGGCCTCGGCGGGGCTGGTGGGCGTGGCGCTGTGGGGCATGCGGAGCGCGGAGACGAAGCCGCAGTGGCCCGCGCTGACCGCCGCGGTCGCGACGGGCGTGGCGATCGCCGCGTACACGGTCGTGGACGGGGTGGGCGTCCGCGAATCGGGCACCCCACTCGGCTACATCGGCTGGCTGATGATCCTCCAGGGCTCGCTGATCCCCCTCTACGCCCTGTTCGCACGCCGCGGCCGCCTCCTCCCCCAACTCCGCCCGCACCTGAAGCTCGGCCTCCTCGGCGCAACGCTCTCGGTGGGCGCGTACGCCCTGGTGCTGTGGGCCCAGACCCAGGCGGCCCTCGCCCCGATCGCGGCACTCCGCGAATCATCGATCATCGTCGGCGCGGCGATAGGAGCACTGTTCTTCAAGGAACGCTTCGGCACACCCCGCATCGCGGCAGCAGGACTGATGGTGCTCGGCATCGGCCTGATGCTGCGCACGAGTTGA
- a CDS encoding YbaK/EbsC family protein has translation MTNPDGTPDTAPAAHPRFVEALRELGLDDLTGQVRAFPDATRTAAEAAAAIGCSLGEIVKSLIFEADGVPVLVLMDGASRVDVERVREELGAGAVKRARADLVRETTGYAIGGVPPFGHRTRTRVLADRGLLDHDMVWAAAGTPHTVFPMDPKSVVSHAGGTLVDVRERMA, from the coding sequence ATGACCAACCCCGACGGCACGCCTGACACCGCCCCCGCCGCCCATCCCCGTTTCGTCGAGGCTTTGCGCGAACTGGGCCTCGACGACCTCACCGGCCAGGTCCGCGCCTTCCCCGACGCCACCCGCACGGCGGCCGAGGCCGCCGCCGCCATCGGCTGCTCGCTCGGCGAGATCGTCAAGTCGCTGATCTTCGAGGCCGACGGCGTCCCGGTGCTGGTGCTGATGGACGGCGCCTCGCGCGTCGATGTGGAGCGCGTACGGGAGGAGTTGGGCGCCGGGGCGGTCAAGCGGGCGCGCGCGGATCTCGTACGGGAGACCACCGGTTACGCGATCGGAGGCGTACCGCCCTTCGGCCACCGCACCCGCACCCGCGTGCTCGCCGACCGGGGGCTGCTCGACCACGACATGGTGTGGGCGGCGGCCGGCACCCCGCACACCGTGTTCCCGATGGACCCCAAGAGCGTGGTCTCGCACGCCGGCGGCACGCTGGTGGACGTCCGCGAGCGCATGGCGTGA